A segment of the Sphingobacterium oryzagri genome:
CCAACCAGGAGGTCTGTAAAAAAGCGTCTTGTATTTTTGTTAAAATATCGATCATGTATACGTTAAAATAACACGCAGGGGGCACATACATGTTCAACTGAAAGGAAATTGTCCCTACGCCAGCATGATCTGGATCAGGTTCCTCCCGTATAGCCATACGAGAATGGGTATGTTCTCAGCCCGGTTAATCACGATCAATCGTGTGTAAAACGAAGGCACCCCTGCATAAATAACTGCTTTGTACGCCAAAATGATTTTTTTTCACCAGGAACACAAAGCAAGACAAAAGTAGGAAAACAGCGCTGCTACCACAACTGTATTTCGATAAAAATCGCAGCAACATAATTCTTATTACTTGGAGTGACATAACGATTTTTATAGTATCTTAGCCCCAGATTATTTGCTATGAAAAAAACCAAAAAACAGAAAATTACCTGTATTGCCGTATAGTATGTAAAAGCATCCCTTCAAACCAAGTCCGGCAATGTATCCATGATATAATACGGATTCCCGTAAATTTTAAATTAAATAAATCCGAAAATTGCTAAATATTTAACGATAGCAAATGTCCGCCATACATACCTTTAGAAAAGCCCTATTGGCTTTACTCGTCGTAACTACATTTTCCTGCGAAAAAAGCGAAGAAGATGCGATAAATGCCATGCTGCAAGGCCCTTGGGAGCATATCCGTACCCAATACACGCGCTACAATCCTGATGGCAACTTGACGGTAACGACAGACGAAACGCCGTACGTCTTGCGTTACCGATACGACAATACAGTGGATCAAATTCATCCGGCGACAGATGCCGGCATCTACAATTACGCGGTAAAAGCCGGGCAACTTGTGGAACATAAAAATAACAAACCAAACACGAAGATTATGTTACCATCAACCGCAAAGCTGACATTTAGAGCGGATACGCTGATTATTGATGCGCTGGATACAGACGATGACCAGCGTTTCCTATTTGTACGACCGAAGTAGTAGATTTCCTTTTTCTTAACCGCCTACCTCCGCCCGGTGCTTTACGCCCCAATCTTCCAACTGCTTGATGATAGGCTTGAGCGCGTAGCCAATGCTGGTCAACTCATATTCTACCCGAAGCGGTACTTCGGCATAAACGGTCCGCTTAACCAGTTTATGTTCTTCCAGTTTACGCAATTGCAAGGTCAGCATCCTTTCTGTAATATTCGGCAATAGATTTTTTAGTTCGCTAAATCTCAATTTTCCCTGCATA
Coding sequences within it:
- a CDS encoding winged helix-turn-helix transcriptional regulator codes for the protein MSKVKETSTNFANKMALADECPEAYASNIIGGQWTLVICSWLMQGKLRFSELKNLLPNITERMLTLQLRKLEEHKLVKRTVYAEVPLRVEYELTSIGYALKPIIKQLEDWGVKHRAEVGG